One genomic window of Quercus lobata isolate SW786 chromosome 9, ValleyOak3.0 Primary Assembly, whole genome shotgun sequence includes the following:
- the LOC115961335 gene encoding protein STRUBBELIG-RECEPTOR FAMILY 8-like: MDKEEVLTIPTFDGRTIPTFDGRIMYQEIIDATQGFDAKFCIGEGGYGTIYKAKLISGDAYAVKKLTSSCDGNISQQKEFLNEISALTEIQHRNIVKLHGFCSHSRFSILIYKYLEKGNLASILSNDGGAKELDWNKRVNIVKGVAHALSYIHHDCLPPIVHRDISSKNILLGSEYEAHVSDFGIAKILNQDLSNWTSLAGTYGYLAPDIFPPISGYHSRHPNSLTSSREANANARYTPPTMHTYQAMEKQAADLRDICSRYERDKRMWAAVLDNLEKKVKIVFAVQAMGKFSSTLKCNCCLTSCILTIYSIQAAVAQRNDLRLKFSEEQAKRKMLYNQIQEAKGNIRVFVGVASEEGGDIYWPLRKEEISTGYAMVTDFGAAKDGELGPFAGGLTKKIFKFDQVYTPKDDQGIHGAGHV; encoded by the exons atggaCAAGGAAGAAGTGCTTACAATACCAACTTTTGATGGAAGAACAATACCAACTTTTGATGGAAGAATAATGTACCAAGAAATCATTGATGCAACCCAGGGTTTTGATGCTAAGTTTTGCATTGGGGAGGGAGGATATGGAACCATCTATAAAGCCAAGCTGATATCTGGAGATGCATACGCAGTTAAGAAACTCACATCCTCATGTGATGGTAATATTTCACAGCAAAAAGAGTTCTTAAATGAGATAAGCGCATTAACAGAAATTCAACATcgaaatattgtaaaattgcaTGGCTTTTGTTCACATTCACGtttctcaattttgatttaCAAGTACCTTGAAAAGGGTAACTTGGCCTCAATTTTGAGCAATGATGGAGGAGCTAAAGAATTGGACTGGAATAAGAGGGTGAATATCGTCAAAGGTGTGGCTCATGCATTGTCTTACATTCACCATGATTGCTTACCACCAATTGTTCATAGGGACATATCAAGCAAAAATATATTGCTGGGATCAGAGTACGAGGCTCATGTTTCAGACTTTGGTATAGCTAAGATTCTTAATCAAGACTTATCCAATTGGACTTCACTTGCAGGCACATATGGATATCTTGCACCAGATATCTTCCCTCCAATTTCCGGATATCATTCTAGGCACCCAAATTCCCTAACAAGTAGCAGAGAGGCTAATGCAAACGCAAGATACACGCCCCCAACTATGCATACTT ATCAAGCTATGGAAAAGCAAGCAGCAGATTTGAGGGATATTTGTAGTAGATACGAACGTGATAAGAGGATGTGGGCTGCAGTTTTAGACAATTtagaaaagaaagtaaag ATAGTATTTGCAGTTCAAGCAATGGGTAAATTTTCATCAACACTTAAATGTAATTGTTGTTTAACTTCATGTATTCTAACAATCTATTCTATCCAAGCTGCAGTTGCACAGCGTAATGATCTTAGATTGAAGTTCAGCGAGGAGCAGGCAAAAAGAAAGATGCTTTATAACCAGATTCAGGAAGCAAAAG GGAACATCAGGGTGTTTGTAGGTGTCGCCTCTGAGGAAGGAGGAGATATCTACTGG CCTTTGAGGAAGGAGGAGATATCAACTGGGTATGCAATGGTTACAGATTTTGGTGCAGCTAAAGATGGAGAACTTGGGCCATTTGCAGGTGGATTGACAAAGAAGATCTTCAAGTTCGATCAGGTTTATACGCCAAAGGATGATCAAGGTATTCATGGAGCAGGACACGTCTGA